One segment of Streptomyces sp. YIM 121038 DNA contains the following:
- a CDS encoding primosomal protein N', translating to MSSENGAGGGAVGEGPEQLALIRESVRKAKAPKAKPRTWRGAALAAERPVARVVVDKGVLHLDRYFDYAVPAELDEQAQPGVRVRVRFGAGSRNVRAGRREGGGLIDGFLVERVAESDYSGPLAAIAQVVSPEPVLDEELLGLARAVADRYAGSLADVLQLAIPPRHGRAEGRPSPPAPQPPPAPEPGSWRRYARGPEFVAALAAGGAPRAVWTALPGPLWAEEIARAVRATLASGRGALVVVPAGRPAARVDAALRALLGEGQHALLTADAGPERRYREWLAVRRGSVRAVVGTRAAMFAPVRDLGLVVVWDDGDASHADDNAPFPHVREVLELRASRDRCAFLLGSWGCTVEGAQLVESGWAVPVVADRDQVRGAAPLVRTVGDGDLARDEAARAARLPSLAWQIARDGLKHGPVLVQVPRRGYVPRLACERCREPARCRHCAGPLEARGAGALVCGWCGRDEAAWHCPECGGFRLRAQVVGARRTAEELGRAFPAVPVRTSGREQVLDTVGGAPALVVSTPGAEPVAEGGYAAALLLDGWAMLGRPDLRAGEDALRRWIGAAALVRDQGAGGTVVIVAEPTLRPVQALVRWDPVGHAVRELAERAELGFPPVSRMASVTAAPEALTEFLAQAELPPDAEILGPVPVPAAEPGRPRRPGDAPPGERWERALVRVPPGSGAALARALKTALAARMARGVAAQQAVRVRIDPADIG from the coding sequence GTGAGCAGCGAGAACGGGGCAGGTGGCGGGGCGGTGGGTGAGGGGCCGGAGCAGCTTGCGCTCATTCGGGAGAGCGTGCGGAAGGCGAAGGCGCCGAAGGCCAAGCCGCGGACGTGGCGGGGGGCCGCGCTCGCCGCGGAGCGTCCGGTGGCGCGGGTCGTCGTGGACAAGGGCGTGCTGCACCTCGACCGGTACTTCGACTACGCCGTGCCCGCGGAGCTCGACGAGCAGGCGCAGCCCGGGGTGCGGGTGCGCGTCCGCTTCGGCGCCGGCTCGCGGAACGTGCGTGCGGGGCGCCGCGAGGGCGGCGGCCTGATCGACGGCTTCCTGGTCGAGCGCGTCGCCGAATCGGACTACAGCGGGCCGCTGGCGGCCATCGCCCAGGTCGTGTCGCCCGAGCCCGTCCTTGACGAGGAGCTGCTCGGGCTCGCCCGGGCCGTGGCCGACCGCTATGCGGGAAGCCTCGCGGACGTGTTGCAGCTGGCGATTCCGCCCCGGCACGGCCGGGCCGAGGGACGGCCGTCGCCGCCCGCCCCGCAGCCGCCGCCCGCGCCGGAGCCCGGGTCGTGGCGGCGGTATGCGCGGGGGCCCGAGTTCGTCGCCGCGCTCGCGGCGGGCGGGGCGCCCCGGGCCGTGTGGACCGCGCTTCCGGGGCCGCTGTGGGCCGAGGAGATCGCCCGGGCCGTGCGGGCGACGCTCGCCTCGGGGCGCGGCGCGCTCGTCGTCGTGCCCGCCGGGCGGCCCGCGGCCCGGGTGGACGCCGCGCTGCGGGCGCTGCTCGGCGAGGGGCAGCACGCGCTGTTGACCGCCGACGCGGGGCCGGAGCGGCGGTACCGGGAGTGGCTGGCCGTCCGGCGCGGCTCCGTGCGGGCCGTCGTGGGGACGCGGGCCGCCATGTTCGCCCCCGTGCGCGATCTCGGCCTCGTCGTCGTCTGGGACGACGGGGACGCCAGCCACGCGGACGACAACGCGCCCTTCCCGCACGTGCGGGAGGTCCTGGAGCTGCGGGCGTCGCGGGACAGGTGCGCCTTCCTGCTCGGGAGCTGGGGCTGCACGGTCGAGGGCGCGCAGCTCGTCGAGAGCGGCTGGGCGGTGCCCGTGGTGGCCGACCGGGACCAGGTGCGGGGCGCGGCGCCGCTGGTGCGCACCGTGGGGGACGGCGACCTCGCGCGCGACGAGGCCGCCCGTGCCGCCCGGCTGCCGAGCCTGGCCTGGCAGATCGCCCGCGACGGGCTGAAGCACGGCCCCGTCCTGGTGCAGGTGCCCCGGCGGGGGTACGTACCGCGGCTCGCCTGCGAGCGGTGCCGGGAGCCCGCGCGGTGCCGGCACTGCGCGGGCCCGCTGGAGGCGCGCGGCGCCGGGGCCCTGGTCTGCGGCTGGTGCGGGCGGGACGAGGCCGCCTGGCACTGCCCCGAGTGCGGCGGCTTCCGGCTGCGGGCGCAGGTCGTGGGCGCGCGGCGGACCGCCGAGGAGCTGGGGCGGGCCTTTCCCGCGGTGCCGGTGCGGACCTCCGGGCGCGAGCAGGTGCTCGACACGGTGGGCGGGGCGCCCGCCCTGGTCGTGAGCACGCCGGGCGCGGAGCCCGTGGCCGAGGGGGGCTATGCCGCGGCGCTGCTCCTCGACGGCTGGGCCATGCTCGGGCGGCCGGACCTGCGCGCGGGCGAGGACGCGCTGCGGCGGTGGATCGGCGCCGCCGCGCTGGTGCGCGACCAGGGCGCGGGCGGCACCGTGGTGATCGTCGCCGAGCCGACGCTGCGGCCGGTGCAGGCGCTGGTGCGGTGGGATCCGGTCGGGCACGCGGTGCGGGAGCTGGCCGAGCGGGCGGAGCTGGGGTTTCCGCCGGTGTCGCGGATGGCGTCGGTGACGGCTGCCCCCGAGGCGCTCACCGAGTTCCTGGCCCAGGCGGAGCTGCCCCCGGACGCCGAGATCCTCGGGCCCGTGCCGGTGCCCGCCGCCGAGCCCGGCCGCCCGCGCCGCCCCGGCGACGCGCCTCCGGGCGAGCGGTGGGAGCGCGCCCTGGTGCGGGTGCCCCCGGGCAGCGGCGCGGCCCTTGCCCGCGCCCTCAAGACGGCGCTGGCCGCGCGGATGGCGCGGGGGGTGGCGGCGCAGCAGGCGGTCCGGGTGCGGATCGATCCGGCGGACATCGGGTGA
- the metK gene encoding methionine adenosyltransferase, with translation MSRRLFTSESVTEGHPDKIADQISDTILDALLREDPTSRVAVETLITTGLVHVAGEVTTKAYAPIAQLVREKILEIGYDSSKKGFDGASCGVSVSIGAQSPDIAQGVDTAYESRVEGDEDELDRQGAGDQGLMFGYACDETPELMPLPIHLAHRLSRRLSEVRKNGTIPYLRPDGKTQVTIEYDGDKAVRLDTVVVSSQHASDIDLESLLAPDIREFVVEPELKALVDDGIKLETEGYRLLVNPTGRFEIGGPMGDAGLTGRKIIIDTYGGMSRHGGGAFSGKDPSKVDRSAAYAMRWVAKNVVAAGLASRCEVQVAYAIGKAEPVGLFVETFGTNTIDTDKIEQAISEVFDLRPAAIIRDLDLLRPIYSQTAAYGHFGRSLPEFTWEKTDRVDALRTAAGL, from the coding sequence GTGTCCCGCCGTCTCTTCACCTCGGAGTCCGTGACCGAGGGTCACCCCGACAAGATCGCTGACCAGATCAGCGACACCATTCTCGACGCGCTTCTGCGTGAGGACCCGACGTCCCGGGTCGCCGTCGAAACGCTCATCACCACCGGCCTCGTGCACGTCGCCGGTGAGGTCACGACCAAGGCGTACGCGCCGATCGCGCAGCTGGTGCGCGAGAAGATCCTCGAGATCGGATACGACTCCTCGAAGAAGGGCTTCGACGGCGCCTCCTGCGGCGTCTCGGTGTCCATCGGCGCGCAGTCCCCGGACATCGCGCAGGGCGTCGACACGGCGTACGAGAGCCGCGTCGAGGGCGACGAGGACGAGCTCGACCGCCAGGGCGCCGGTGACCAGGGCCTGATGTTCGGCTACGCCTGCGACGAGACCCCGGAGCTGATGCCGCTCCCGATCCACCTCGCGCACCGCCTCTCGCGCCGCCTCTCCGAGGTCCGCAAGAACGGCACCATCCCCTACCTGCGTCCCGACGGAAAGACCCAGGTCACCATCGAGTACGACGGCGACAAGGCCGTCCGCCTCGACACGGTCGTCGTCTCCTCGCAGCACGCGTCGGACATCGACCTGGAGTCGCTCCTCGCCCCCGACATCCGCGAGTTCGTCGTCGAGCCGGAGCTCAAGGCCCTGGTCGACGACGGCATCAAGCTGGAGACCGAGGGCTACCGCCTCCTGGTCAACCCCACCGGCCGCTTCGAGATCGGCGGCCCGATGGGTGACGCGGGCCTGACCGGCCGCAAGATCATCATCGACACCTACGGCGGCATGTCCCGCCACGGCGGCGGCGCCTTCTCCGGCAAGGACCCGTCCAAGGTGGACCGCTCGGCGGCGTACGCGATGCGCTGGGTCGCCAAGAACGTCGTGGCCGCGGGCCTCGCCTCGCGCTGCGAGGTTCAGGTCGCCTACGCCATCGGCAAGGCCGAGCCGGTCGGTCTGTTCGTCGAGACCTTCGGCACCAACACGATCGACACGGACAAGATCGAGCAGGCCATCAGCGAGGTCTTCGACCTCCGCCCGGCCGCGATCATCCGCGACCTCGACCTGCTCCGCCCGATCTACTCCCAGACCGCCGCGTACGGCCACTTCGGCCGCTCGCTGCCGGAGTTCACCTGGGAGAAGACGGACCGCGTGGACGCGCTGCGGACGGCCGCCGGTCTCTGA
- the coaBC gene encoding bifunctional phosphopantothenoylcysteine decarboxylase/phosphopantothenate--cysteine ligase CoaBC, producing MDKPKVVLGVSGGIAAYKACELLRRLTESGHDVRVVPTASALHFVGAATWSALSGHPVSTEVWSDVHEVPHVRIGQHADLVIVAPATADMLAKAAHGLADDLLTNTLLTARCPVVFAPAMHTEMWEHPATQENVATLRRRGALVVEPAVGRLTGVDTGKGRFPEPAELFDVVRRVLARGTAAQDLAGRHVVVSAGGTREPLDPVRFLGNRSSGKQGYALARSAAARGARVTLVAANTALPDPAGVDLVPVGTAVQLREAVLKAAADADAVVMAAAVADFRPAAYAAGKIKKQDGEDPAPLALVRNPDILAELAGDRPRPGQVVVGFAAETDNVLANGRAKLARKGCDLLVVNEVGERKTFGSERNEAVVLGADGSETPVPYGPKDDLADTVWDLVVPRLDRS from the coding sequence GTGGACAAGCCGAAGGTCGTTCTGGGGGTCAGCGGTGGAATCGCCGCCTACAAGGCGTGCGAGCTGCTGCGCAGGCTCACCGAGTCCGGCCACGACGTACGGGTCGTGCCCACCGCGTCCGCGCTGCACTTCGTCGGCGCCGCGACCTGGTCGGCGCTGTCCGGCCACCCCGTATCCACGGAGGTCTGGTCCGACGTCCACGAGGTGCCGCACGTGCGCATCGGGCAACACGCCGACCTGGTGATCGTGGCGCCCGCCACGGCCGACATGCTGGCCAAGGCCGCCCACGGCCTCGCCGACGACCTCCTGACGAACACGCTGCTCACGGCCCGCTGCCCCGTGGTCTTCGCACCCGCGATGCACACCGAGATGTGGGAGCACCCGGCCACCCAGGAGAACGTCGCCACGCTGCGCCGCCGCGGCGCGCTCGTCGTGGAACCGGCCGTCGGCCGCCTCACCGGCGTCGACACCGGCAAGGGGCGCTTCCCCGAGCCCGCCGAGCTCTTCGACGTCGTACGCCGCGTCCTCGCGCGCGGCACGGCCGCCCAGGACCTCGCGGGCCGGCACGTCGTCGTCAGCGCGGGCGGCACCCGCGAGCCCCTCGACCCGGTGCGCTTCCTCGGCAACCGCTCCTCCGGCAAGCAGGGCTACGCCCTCGCCCGCAGCGCCGCCGCGCGCGGCGCCCGCGTCACGCTCGTCGCGGCGAACACCGCGCTGCCGGACCCGGCGGGCGTCGACCTCGTGCCCGTGGGCACCGCCGTGCAGCTGCGCGAGGCCGTCCTGAAGGCGGCGGCCGACGCCGACGCCGTGGTCATGGCCGCCGCCGTCGCCGACTTCCGCCCGGCCGCTTACGCCGCCGGAAAGATCAAGAAGCAGGACGGCGAGGACCCGGCGCCGCTCGCCCTCGTCCGCAACCCGGACATCCTCGCCGAGCTCGCGGGCGACCGCCCGCGCCCCGGGCAGGTCGTCGTGGGCTTCGCGGCCGAGACGGACAACGTGCTGGCCAACGGCCGGGCCAAGCTCGCCCGCAAGGGCTGCGACCTTCTCGTAGTGAACGAAGTCGGCGAGCGCAAGACGTTCGGCTCTGAGCGGAACGAGGCCGTGGTCCTTGGCGCCGACGGCAGCGAGACGCCGGTGCCCTACGGGCCCAAGGACGATCTCGCCGACACGGTGTGGGACCTGGTCGTTCCGCGCCTTGACCGGTCGTAA
- the rpoZ gene encoding DNA-directed RNA polymerase subunit omega — protein MSSSITAPEGIINPPIDELLEATDSKYSLVIYAAKRARQINAYYSQLGEGLLEYVGPLVDTHVHEKPLSIALREINAGLLTSEAIEGPAQ, from the coding sequence GTGTCCTCTTCCATCACCGCGCCCGAGGGCATCATCAACCCGCCGATTGATGAGCTGCTCGAGGCCACCGACTCGAAGTACAGCCTGGTGATCTACGCCGCCAAGCGCGCCCGTCAGATCAACGCGTACTACTCGCAGCTCGGTGAGGGCCTCCTCGAGTACGTGGGCCCGCTCGTGGACACCCACGTGCACGAGAAGCCGCTGTCGATCGCGCTCCGCGAGATCAACGCCGGCCTGCTGACGTCCGAGGCCATCGAGGGCCCGGCGCAGTAA
- the gmk gene encoding guanylate kinase: MSERPRLTVLSGPSGVGKSTVVAHMRKEHPEVWLSVSATTRKPRPGERHGVHYFFVSDEEMDKLIANGELLEWAEFAGNRYGTPRRAVMDRLEAGEPVLLEIDLQGARQVRESMTDAQLVFLAPPSWDELVRRLTGRGTEAAEVIERRLRAARVELAAEPEFDTTLVNTSVEDVARELLALMKVV, encoded by the coding sequence ATGAGTGAACGTCCGCGGCTGACCGTGCTCTCCGGCCCCTCCGGGGTCGGCAAGAGCACGGTCGTCGCCCATATGCGCAAGGAACACCCCGAGGTCTGGCTCTCGGTCTCGGCGACGACCCGCAAGCCGCGCCCCGGCGAGCGCCATGGTGTGCACTATTTCTTCGTCTCGGACGAGGAAATGGACAAGCTGATCGCCAATGGTGAGCTCCTGGAGTGGGCGGAGTTCGCGGGCAACCGCTACGGCACGCCCCGCCGGGCCGTCATGGACCGCCTGGAGGCGGGCGAGCCCGTCCTCCTGGAGATCGACCTCCAGGGCGCCCGGCAGGTGCGGGAGTCGATGACCGACGCCCAGCTGGTCTTCCTCGCCCCGCCGAGCTGGGACGAGCTGGTCCGCCGCCTCACCGGCCGCGGCACCGAGGCGGCCGAGGTCATCGAGCGCAGGCTCCGGGCCGCGCGCGTGGAGCTGGCCGCGGAGCCCGAGTTCGACACCACCCTGGTCAACACCTCGGTCGAGGACGTGGCGCGCGAGCTGCTAGCCTTGATGAAAGTTGTTTGA
- a CDS encoding integration host factor has product MALPPLTPEQRAAALEKAAAARRERAEVKNRLKHSGASLHEVIKQGQENDVIGKMKVSALLESLPGVGKVRAKQIMERLGISESRRVRGLGSNQIASLEREFGGSGA; this is encoded by the coding sequence GTGGCTCTTCCGCCCCTTACCCCTGAACAGCGCGCAGCCGCGCTCGAAAAGGCCGCCGCGGCTCGCCGGGAGCGGGCCGAGGTCAAGAATCGACTCAAGCACTCCGGCGCCTCCCTGCATGAGGTCATCAAGCAGGGCCAGGAGAATGACGTCATCGGCAAGATGAAGGTCTCCGCCCTCCTGGAGTCCCTGCCGGGCGTGGGCAAGGTCCGCGCCAAGCAGATCATGGAGCGCCTCGGCATCTCCGAGAGCCGCCGAGTGCGCGGTCTTGGCTCCAACCAGATCGCGTCCCTGGAGCGCGAGTTCGGCGGCAGCGGCGCCTGA
- the pyrF gene encoding orotidine-5'-phosphate decarboxylase, which translates to MSPQEPFGARLRRAMDTRGPLCVGIDPHASLLAAWGLGDDIKGLETFTRTVVEALGDQVAVFKPQAAFFERFGSRGVAVLERAVAELRAAGGLVVMDAKRGDIGSTMAAYAEAFLHPDAPLFSDALTVSPYLGYESLRPAADLAGESGSGLFVLALTSNPEGAEVQRAERADGRTVGATMLGHLARENAGAAPMGSYGAVVGATLGDLSSFDLDINGPLLAPGIGAQGATPADLPRVFGAAVRNVVPNVSRGVLKAGPDAGALREAAARFADEVRQAVGG; encoded by the coding sequence ATGAGCCCCCAGGAACCCTTCGGCGCGCGCCTGCGCCGGGCCATGGACACCCGCGGCCCGCTCTGCGTGGGCATCGACCCGCACGCCTCCCTCCTGGCGGCGTGGGGCCTCGGCGACGACATCAAGGGCCTGGAGACCTTCACGCGCACCGTCGTGGAGGCCCTGGGCGACCAGGTCGCCGTCTTCAAGCCGCAGGCGGCGTTCTTCGAGCGCTTCGGCTCGCGCGGCGTCGCCGTCCTGGAGCGGGCCGTGGCGGAGCTGCGCGCCGCCGGCGGCCTGGTGGTCATGGACGCCAAGCGCGGCGACATCGGCTCCACCATGGCCGCGTACGCGGAGGCCTTCCTGCACCCGGACGCGCCGCTGTTCTCGGACGCCCTGACGGTCTCGCCGTACCTCGGGTACGAGTCCCTGCGGCCCGCCGCGGACCTCGCCGGGGAGAGCGGCTCGGGGCTCTTCGTGCTCGCCCTGACGTCCAACCCCGAGGGCGCGGAGGTGCAGCGCGCCGAGCGCGCCGACGGCCGCACCGTCGGAGCGACCATGCTGGGCCACCTCGCGCGCGAGAACGCCGGCGCCGCGCCCATGGGCTCCTACGGCGCGGTGGTCGGCGCCACCCTCGGCGACCTGTCCTCCTTCGACCTGGACATCAACGGGCCGCTCCTGGCCCCCGGCATCGGCGCGCAGGGGGCGACGCCCGCGGACCTGCCCCGCGTCTTCGGCGCGGCCGTGCGCAACGTCGTGCCGAACGTGAGCCGCGGCGTGCTGAAGGCGGGCCCCGACGCCGGGGCGCTGCGGGAGGCCGCCGCGCGCTTCGCGGACGAGGTGCGCCAAGCGGTCGGCGGCTAG
- a CDS encoding quinone-dependent dihydroorotate dehydrogenase gives MYAFFFRLVFRRMDPERAHHLAFAWIRLAARVPVLRTFVAAALAPRYKELRTEALGLRMHGPFGLAAGFDKNAVAIDGMAMLGFDHVEIGTVTGEPQPGNPKKRLFRLVEDRALINRMGFNNDGSAAVAERLATRTPVFRTTVGVNIGKTKVVPEAEAAADYVKSTERLARHADYLVVNVSSPNTPGLRNLQATESLRPLLSAVREAADRSVEGRRVPLLVKIAPDLADEDVDAVADLAVELGLDGIIATNTTIAREGLGLVSDPELVEETGGLSGAPLKERSLEVLRRLYARVGDRITLVGVGGVENAEDAWQRILAGATLVQGYSAFIYEGPFWARGIHKGLAARLAASPYATLAEAIGADTRKASAA, from the coding sequence ATGTACGCATTCTTCTTCCGGCTCGTCTTCCGGCGCATGGACCCCGAGCGCGCCCACCACCTCGCCTTCGCCTGGATCCGCCTCGCGGCCCGCGTCCCCGTCCTGCGGACCTTCGTGGCCGCCGCCCTGGCCCCCCGCTACAAGGAGCTGCGCACCGAGGCCCTCGGCCTGCGCATGCACGGCCCCTTCGGGCTCGCCGCCGGGTTCGACAAGAACGCCGTCGCGATCGACGGCATGGCCATGCTCGGCTTCGACCACGTCGAGATCGGCACGGTCACCGGCGAGCCGCAGCCCGGCAACCCCAAGAAGCGCCTCTTCCGCCTCGTCGAGGACCGCGCCCTGATCAACCGCATGGGCTTCAACAACGACGGCTCCGCGGCCGTCGCCGAGCGCCTGGCGACCCGCACGCCGGTCTTCCGGACCACCGTCGGCGTCAACATCGGCAAGACCAAGGTCGTGCCCGAGGCCGAGGCCGCCGCCGACTACGTGAAGTCCACCGAGCGCCTGGCCCGCCACGCCGACTACCTCGTCGTGAACGTGTCCTCGCCGAACACGCCGGGCCTTCGCAACCTCCAGGCCACCGAGTCGCTGCGGCCCCTGCTGAGCGCCGTGCGCGAGGCCGCCGACCGCAGCGTCGAGGGCCGCCGCGTCCCGCTGCTCGTCAAGATCGCGCCCGACCTGGCCGACGAGGACGTCGACGCGGTCGCCGACCTCGCCGTGGAGCTCGGCCTGGACGGCATCATCGCCACGAACACGACCATCGCGCGCGAGGGCCTCGGCCTGGTCTCCGACCCGGAGCTCGTGGAGGAGACCGGCGGCCTGTCCGGCGCGCCCCTGAAGGAACGCTCCCTGGAGGTCCTGCGCCGCCTCTACGCGCGCGTGGGCGACCGGATCACCCTGGTGGGCGTCGGCGGCGTCGAGAACGCCGAGGACGCCTGGCAGCGCATCCTCGCGGGCGCGACCCTGGTGCAGGGCTACAGCGCGTTCATCTACGAGGGCCCGTTCTGGGCGCGCGGGATCCACAAGGGCCTCGCCGCGCGGCTCGCCGCCTCCCCGTACGCCACGCTCGCCGAAGCGATCGGCGCCGACACCCGAAAGGCCTCCGCCGCATGA